From Pseudomonas hefeiensis, one genomic window encodes:
- a CDS encoding type II toxin-antitoxin system RelE/ParE family toxin produces MNYLIQQTQTFTAWHSSVRDLRAKIAIARRIDRAAAGNLGDVKPVGDGISELRVDVGAGYRVYFTMRGGVVIVLLAGGDKSSQSADIRRAKKLAKEI; encoded by the coding sequence ATGAATTATCTCATCCAGCAAACGCAGACGTTCACTGCTTGGCATTCATCGGTCCGTGATCTGCGAGCAAAAATCGCTATCGCCCGTCGCATTGATCGCGCCGCAGCAGGTAACTTGGGCGATGTGAAACCTGTTGGTGATGGTATTTCAGAGTTGCGTGTGGATGTAGGCGCTGGCTACCGGGTCTATTTCACCATGCGCGGTGGAGTGGTCATCGTGCTACTGGCGGGTGGTGACAAGTCTTCACAGAGTGCTGATATCCGGCGAGCGAAGAAATTGGCAAAGGAGATTTGA
- a CDS encoding addiction module antidote protein, whose translation MSQHLTTFDMAALLDSDEAISEYLSQVLADGDSEEFLRAIGYVAKARGMAQIAKDSGMGRESLYKAFAPGSKPRFDTVLKVIHALGIDLHAQPGHAVNHSPA comes from the coding sequence ATGAGCCAACACCTGACGACATTTGACATGGCGGCACTTCTCGATAGCGACGAAGCAATCAGCGAATACCTTTCTCAGGTGCTGGCTGATGGTGATAGCGAGGAGTTTCTCCGAGCGATCGGCTATGTGGCCAAGGCCCGCGGCATGGCGCAGATCGCTAAAGACTCTGGCATGGGGCGAGAAAGCTTGTACAAGGCGTTCGCCCCCGGATCAAAGCCGAGATTCGATACTGTACTTAAAGTCATTCATGCGCTAGGCATTGATCTTCATGCGCAGCCTGGGCATGCAGTTAATCATTCACCAGCCTGA
- a CDS encoding YceK/YidQ family lipoprotein, protein MNFRCILLVLAVASASGCGTINTTFRDEAVASGKLARWHSHCDSVPRIYSGAVFDYCTLDAEPRQNTGFNGHPAPALIVLDMGLSAVADTLLLPYSVYLQNKHGDIRKARFE, encoded by the coding sequence ATGAATTTCAGGTGCATTCTGTTGGTGCTCGCGGTCGCTTCAGCGTCGGGATGCGGGACGATCAATACGACCTTTCGGGATGAGGCTGTGGCTAGCGGTAAACTGGCTCGCTGGCATTCCCACTGTGACTCGGTTCCACGAATCTATAGCGGTGCAGTTTTTGATTACTGCACACTGGATGCGGAGCCACGGCAAAACACTGGTTTCAATGGACACCCCGCCCCAGCACTTATTGTACTCGACATGGGCCTCTCAGCTGTCGCGGACACTCTCTTATTGCCTTACTCCGTCTATTTGCAAAACAAGCACGGCGATATCAGGAAAGCGCGTTTCGAATAG